A genomic window from Lutra lutra chromosome 17, mLutLut1.2, whole genome shotgun sequence includes:
- the LIN7B gene encoding protein lin-7 homolog B yields MAALVEPLGLERDVSRAVELLERLQRSGELPPQKLQALQRVLQSRFCSAIREVYEQLYDTLDITGSAEIRAHATAKATVAAFTASEGHAHPRVVELPKTDEGLGFNIMGGKEQNSPIYISRVIPGGVADRHGGLKRGDQLLSVNGVSVEGEQHEKAVELLKAAQGSVKLVVRYTPRVLEEMEARFEKMRSARRRQQHQSYSSLESRG; encoded by the exons ATGGCTGCGCTGGTGGAGCCGCTGGGGCTGGAGCGGG aCGTGTCCCGGGCGGTGGAGCTCCTCGAGCGGCTCCAGCGCAGCGGGGAGCTGCCCCCGCAGAAGCTGCAGGCCCTCCAGAGAGTCCTGCAGAGCCGCTTCTGCTCTGCCATCCGGGAG GTGTATGAGCAGCTCTACGACACGTTGGACATCACGGGCAGTGCTGAGATCCGGGCCCACGCCACAGCCAAG GCCACAGTGGCTGCCTTCACAGCCAGCGAGGGCCACGCACATCCCAGGGTAGTGGAGCTGCCCAAAACAGATGAGGGCCTGGGCTTCAACATCATGGGGGGCAAGGAGCAGAACTCCCCCATCTACATTTCCCGTGTCATCCCTGGAGGTGTGGCTGACCGCCATGGAGGCCTCAAGCGTGGGGACCAGCTGCTGTCAGTGAATGGTGTG AGCGTTGAGGGTGAGCAGCATGAGAAGGCAGTGGAGCTGCTGAAGGCAGCCCAGGGCTCGGTGAAGCTGGTGGTGCGTTACACACCTCGAGTACTGGAGGAGATGGAGGCCCGCTTCGAGAAGATGCGCTCTGCCCGCCGGCGCCAGCAGCACCAGAGCTACTC GTCCTTGGAGTCTCGAGGCTGA